TTTATAAAGTATCTGCTGTTATTCCAGTGGGCAAACCTCAGAGCAGCTTGTTTAGTGTTACAGTATTGCAATCGTGTAGCATTGGGCAATTAATGGGTTCTTTTCTCTGCTAGTTCCAAGCTGGGGCTCATTTCTGTTTGAACTGTCCTAAATAATCTGAATGACGACATTCCCTCTAGCTCTTCTTTGTTAGCCTGTAGTTTACTGGCTCTATGTACAGACCCTGCAATAGACCAAACCTTGGTTTTGCCTGTGAGGATGGTCAGTAGAATCAGTCTTTCCTACAGCTCCAAATGTCTTGGGATTGAAAAATCTTCCCAGTTCCTCACCTCATCCTGCACGTCCCTCTCCCCaccttttattttgctgcccCTATAGAAGCATAGTTTATTGTATTGGAGCTGTATGTTACTAAGAATGCCACTGATTTTGCTTTGGCATTGCCTTTGCTAAAACAGTGATTTCAAGGGGAGCAGAAATTTCCCTCACAACTGAACAGACTCCAGCCTATAGCAGGAGGCAAAATCATTGGGTGTTTGTAGATACCTTCCTCATGTCTAGGTTAAGCAAAACCAAGTCTTCACCAGTCAGTAAATCTCTCCTCCAAGGAAAGATGAACTGTTCAGATACAGAAGACTGATCTTACAGAAGCTACAAGTAGTTGTAGGCTGAGTTGGCTTTTGgcacatttgaaaacaaagcccAAATTTCACTCAGGTGCCCCCGCCATAGAAACTTGATGACTTTGGTGTTTCTTCTGACCCTGCCTGGGCCAGATGTGCTTCCAGCCCAGAGTGGTGCTTCTGATGCTGCTTTCTAGTGAGTCACCACTTGAAATATGGAAGCAAGCTATTGGAATTATTACACATAGGAGTCTTTGTTCCATGTGCTTCTAAcatataaacaagaaaatacagtggGCTAAATTCTTTCCTCAGAAACAGAGGTGACTgctaaaattaaatacaaaaatccagctattttgaaatgttttgccAGCTGTTTTATCTTTAAGccaattttctcttttttttttttttttcatattggAAAGCTGACACAGGAAATGTTACATGTTTTGTGTGTGCCCACTCAATTATAAGGTGGCAGGACTAATGTCAGACCACGTGGCTTACAGAGGCACAGGCAGGGGTAAGAATTTAGTCCTGATAAAAAAGAGCATCGGTTTGAAGTCACTGACTTTTAAGGCTCCACAGATCTCCACTGTTTCAGAGTCAGGCACCACGGTAATCCTGAAGTTGGGAGTTTGCAGTAATTCCTTAAAGATCTGCCCTTGTTTCTCGTTTTTGCACCCTGTGGGAAGGAAGGATGAAAGTCAGAGCATTAGTGATGTCTGAGGGGCGGAGCAGTGTGCACAGTGAAATGAAACCTGAAGTAAGGGCCTACGGACCTTTGGGTTTTGTGGTCACAGTTAATTGGGCACTGCTGAAGAAGATgcttgctcctgctgctggaagccaGTGTACGTGTTCTTGGCATTGCTTTACTAATGGGATTTGTGGCTTTCCATAAGGAGAAAGACTTTGAGGCCCCAAAAGCAAAGGGCAAGGAAGCCTCCCTGCACAGTTGTCATCCTGCCATGGCTTAAAGCTTAACCAGCAGAAATTAAACTGCCCCCAAGGAAATGAATATTGCCCAACTCTCCTGATCCTGTCTGGTTCTGTTCATATCTAGTTTCTCTTCCAGCAACAGATGCCCAGCTGGTATGGTTTTCACTATTACTGTAACTTTGCACAGCAAAAGAATGGTATTGcaataattacttttttctttgatcTCCACCAGCTGTTGAAGAATTGCAACTAATTTCTGCTGACATAAAAAATCAATGGATCTTTAAAAGCTGCTGGGTGAACTCTTGAAGTTAGGCGAGACCCAGTTACAGGGAGGGAAGAACAGAATGTTACTGCTGCTTTTACTAAACAGGGAAATACAGAGATGGAGAAATACACCTCAGGGGGTGTGAACTTCTGATTACACCTTCCTAGACAAACTGCACAGTGTAACGACTGCCTCAGTACTCAGCGCTGGGCTTTACAGACAGGTAGCTTTTGGTAGCTCTTATAGGAGAAGggttttgctgtaattttttaatGGATGAAATGAGCTCTCAGCCCTCAGTGCTGGAACCTGCTGTTATTTGGGAGCAGCGCCAGTCTCCCCATAAAGGGAGCTGCTCCCCACAAATGAGTTCAGCAAGCACTGCACAAATGGTATTGCAAACAACCTCAGCACATCCTCACTGCAGGCtgcctcccactgctgcctACAGGCACTGTCCTGTTTCCCAGCCATAGGTGAGGGTAAGACACAGACGGGAGATCAAATTTGCCCTTTGCAATAGTTACCAATGGTGGTTTCACAGAACTTCTCTTCTGCCACTTCATTGGCAATGTTGGCTCCCATAAGAACGCTGATTTCTATGTTCAGCTTCTCTCGAATGAGGTCCGATATGAGTTTCAGGCCTTCAGGACCCTCATCAATCCCCTGAGTAGAAGACAACAGCAGAAGCTAAGTACAGgaaaatgacagcagcagcagtgctgttaaAGCAGCTGTCCTATTGCCTGCAGGTCTGCCTGGCTGTACATGGAAGGCATTAGCCATTAGTGCCAATGCTCTGTATTTGTACTTTTAAGCACAAATTCAAGGCAAGTTCAGGGAGAAGGTGCAATAAAGCTAACCCTGCCACAGGGCTCacgtgcagtgctgctgccctgaggTGTTCTGTgccatgtttttcctttgtgttaaACTCCTGTGGTGCAGAGCCATACTTTTAAGATGAGCTAACAAGCAGTGGCTTCTTTAGCAAGATCTGAAGTATTAACCTTAATGCTTCACTGGTATAAAGAGTGTACTGAGCTGCCATAGTTttcctgaagctgaagaaaggaggaaatttTCAGGAACATCCTTCCTTTCCTCACCATCCCCTCCTCCATGCACTGCTACTTACAAGATAATTTTGATAGgggaaaatcagaaaggaaacatctgATATTACAGTCTGAGAACTTGGATTACGTTtctgatatttcagttttaaattggATTTTAACACAACCAGTAGAAGCAGCAGACTTTATTGCCACATTCTGCCTTGAAGTTTTAGTTTGAGACtctcttaaaatattaattcccCTTAAGGTAATGATAATCTGGCAGCTCTAGCCTTTAAAAAGCGATTACCCTTTTCATTACAAATGGGAAAGGCTCCAGTCCTGCAAAGTTATTAATATTCCTGTGCAGTGTTTCCACAAATGGCTTTGCACGCACTCAGGACAGGCACGTAGACCCTGTGCTCTCTCTAGTTAAGAGTTAACAGAGGCTGAGGTTGGAATATttttcctggcagcagcactggctcATGCATCCCTctctctgtgcattttcacctctgtgctggTCCGAGTGGGAACCGATCCAGGCTAAAGATGGCTGATGAGGATGGTTACTTGGCCCAGTGAGGTTGCCAAGTCCTTTCCACTCTCTGGTCACACAAACAGCAGAGGGACTACTGGAGGCTTTGTGAGTTTCAACccttgcagaaagaaatgctcaCTTTATGCAGAGCATGCAGCTGAGGGCCTATCCTTTAGTTGAACCTATTTACTCCTTACAGGTTGATTCTTGTGGAGATGACAACCCACCTTGATGAGTGAAATCCCGAATGCTCCAGGCTTGATGTGATCTGCCATGCCCTCACAGGTTTGTTTGATGAACTGATGTGGTAGGACAAACACTAAGATATCTGTCCCTCTCACTGCTTCAGCCAAGTCTGGTACAGCCACCTGGGACAAGTGCAACATGGAAGATGAGCCCCCTCACACCAGGTGAGAATTCTCACACCTTGCAAAGCAATACCACTGAGGCAATGCGCTTAATAACCAGCAAACTGTACCATCCTCTAAATGCGAGTGTTACTTAGAACAACAATTAAAGCCAGAGGAAACAGGAGGTGAATTTAAGTCTGCTCTtgcaatcagaaaaaaaaaaaacccactgccCTTAGTTACACAGCCTTATATCAAGCAGTCTTCGAGCAGGTGGGGCTCCTCACTGAAGAATCAGAATTGCTACCAAAAGGCTGCTTGAAAGGCAGACAGCCATGTGAGACCAGGACAGAGGGGTTGCATTGCCATGACAGTGCAGAGAGAGTTTCTGTCTCCAAAATGTGGAGAGacaatgagaggaaaaaatgatttttcagttgGAGATGAAGATGTGAGGGCCCCTACCTCCAGGCTGACTGCAACCAGCTGATCTATGCTATCGAGATCTCAGAGACTTTGCTAGAGATGGGAAAAGGTTGCTCTCAGATGATGAAAACAAGCTTGTTGATCTGTTCCAGGATTGTGAAAATAACAATGGCAATTAAATCTGAGCCCAGGAGAACTGTGTGCCAAGTTCAAACCATGGGAGTGCAAAAATGCAATCCCAGCACATAGTGCTGTGAAACATAGCACTAAATATAACCACTCTCCAGGCATGGAGACCCACCACGTGCAGCATCTTAACTTCCCTTTACAACTACAGCTGTTCTAAGCTGTTCTAGAAACGCAGTGCTACTTTCTTTAATTCACAAAGCACTGACATTTGGCAAATTCTCCAACAGCCTGAAAACCTCACTTTGCTTCAGTAGCACTGAATTATCTAAGTTGATTAAGTAGCGAGGTATAATTTAGTATTTCAAATGTGTACGCAAATTACATACCTTATATTTTGGTAGAATTTGTAGCAATATAAATGATAGTAATGTGCTGCTATCCTGAAATCAAGCAAGAAGCAATAGCTCCCTGCTCATCTCCTTGCAAGCCATGGTTGTTAGTCATGCAGTTGATTTCCTTTTTTAGAAGAAGGGAGAGCAGTAGCTTTCCCTTTTTATCCAGAAGATGCTGTGGGTTTGAaatcactgctctgtgctgacaTGGCTCTAGGAACAGCAGGCAGAGAGGTGCTGGTTTGTGCTGGAGAGGAGCACGTCACGTACCTGTACTCGGCACAGTGGGGTGTTTGAAGTTGTGTGACAGGAGACAAGCAGAGGTCACAGGAGCAAGTTATGTATCATACTTGTAATACTGGAGTGAGTGAGGTGGCAAACCAGAATGAAACAGTGTTGCCTTCTTTGTATATAAAAGCagtgactttttattttcaacttaCCACATTTTGGGGCAACATGCTTCCAGGGAGATACTTAACATTCTGATGTTCTTTGTTGATTATTTCTGAGAGCTTTCTTCTATTGATGATCTCTTCAAATACCCACATGTTGACAGTAGGATCAAATCTGTTGGACTTCTGGACATTTTTGCCAATGATTATTGCTATGGCTGATCccctttaagaaaacaaaggaagaaattgcCAATTGGAAGCACAAATTACTTTCAACATTGTATCTCCTAAAAGTCCTGTGCTATAAAGTAGATAATGTGCTTACTAAGTTTATCAGAAAGCTTTGTCCACTATTCTATATAGAAGCAAAAAGCTCAGTTTAAAATCACAGCAATTAGGACTAGATGTAATAAGGAATCTAAAGTCATATGAAAGATTGCAGAGTGGAAGTGGGATGTGCCATCAACAGTGCTAAAAATGCACTATTTGGGACTATTTAAATATTGATTGCTTctcagattattatttttatatatacagaaaaaccaacaaatgtAAAGCAATGCAGTACCCCTGGGCGATCCTGCTGTGACAGCCTGTGTACACCACATCTAACACAGATATATGCCAACTCCCTGCCAATAACCAAATGGCTGCAATAAGGTTTTTATATAAGAGATAAATGCTGAGGAGTTACAACAAAGCCAACTTGAACCTGATGGCTTCTGTTTAGATGTGTTTCTAATGGTCACTATAACGGGATCTGGAGTATCTAACAACTGAAAGAGGGACTCTAGTCACAGCATTCTTATCCTCTGACCCACTTGGAACACTTGCACAATAAGAAGCAAGAGCAGGATTCAGTTATGTTCAGTTTTCTGTAGCTCATAAAGTGAATCCCGGACAAAGTCCAGTGAGGTCTGCACTGTGAGCGGTTCAAAGGGAAACCGTGTGGTAACTGACTCCCTTTGGCTGAACTCTATTTCTGATGGGGAAGCTTCGCACAAGGCTATTTACTCAATAGGTAATAAAGAAGAAGGGCTTTGTCTTAATCTTTAACCACAAAGAAATCCCACTGAGATAAGTTTTCACTTCGCCCAAGTGTTGGCTGCATGCTAAATCCTGAGCTGCcatcatgttttcttccaaaacaaaagtCATCAGAAACCAAACCTGTTTCTTTGTAAGTGGATGGGAAACATTTTTGGAGTAAACCTTTATTTCGAGAGCGCTCATATGTTCATATAACATTCCTGTTATCTGTaaggtgttttgtttcctgGTCCTCCTGGTCCGCTTCCCCTGCTGTCCAAAAGAGCGCAACCAAAGCCTGAGTTGAGGCCAACTTGTGGCTCAGTACCATAGATATGTAACAGTAAGAAAAGTTATCTTTACACATAAGCACTGAGCTGAAATTATCTTAAGTGTAAAGGTACCTTCATAAACCacagggtttttgtttggtttctccTAAGGGAAATAGGAATTTGGAGGAGACAAGGCTTAATGTTTAAAGGCACTGAGCAGCCATTAGGGGAAATGGCTACGGAACAATACAGCTCAAAAAGTGGCGTGCTGTTTTAATTGGGCCATCAAAAACTCACAGTGCCCACTAATCAGAGTTGGAAAGAAGAACTGCTTTGTCTGTGACGCCAGTGTTCAGTAGACTACACAGGCTTGGCAGGGAAGGTCTGCTtgtgcaaacaaaaccaaggacACTTGCATGCTAAAGACTCTGccacactatttttttctctccaaaactATTAGGTGACTGAGAATTCCATTTagattattcttttaaagtGAGTGAAAATGCCAGTCAGTCCTCTTCCCCAGTTATGTTAAACCATGTTGGAAGGGATTTGCATATTGCTAAGAAATAAAGCTGTCACTTATatggagatatttttttaatcagtaaatAGGAAAACTTTTGCATGAAGTGTAATTTAAATGAGACCCATTATTTCGTGTATgcagatataaaaatacattggAACTGGTGAAAATTAGAGACGAAAGGACTCCGTGAAACCTTTTGACTGTCAGGTTGTAATGAACCTACTCTCAGGTTGGAATGAACTCCAAAGCAAGAACAGCCCTTGGTTGGGGTCTGATCGCTTGGGTTTGTTCAGTTGAGTCTTAAAAGCTCTTCAGGGACCACTTTCTCTCCTCTCTAGGtaacctgtcccagtgctttAGCATGCTcatggcttgttttttttcttccctaactCTAAATACCCAGTTGGAGCCTCCCCAGCCTAATTTATGACCACTGAATCATCTTCCTTCTGTACACCTCTGTAAAAAGCCTGGCCATCTGTGCATGGTAAAGACACGTGCCCAGTTAAAGGCAGCTCTTCGCTGCGGAGAGTCCAAATGAATATAATAAGATTGTCAGAGAAAGGCTCACATAATGAAGTAAacctgtatttttaataaacagatAACTGATCAAGGATTAACATGAACAGAACCCTTCTTGTGCCTGGCTGACAGCTACAAGTTGTGGTGTAGCCTTTGTTTTACTTAACTGCATCAGCCCTGATTCTCCTGACAGTGTTGACTTAGTAAGCCAGCGTGAGCTGCTGAACTTCTGCAGCTGACATGAGCAATTGCAACACGCTGCATCACGTGTCAGCCACgtttctgagctgcaggaaaggcTCGAGTGCAGCTGTCTGAACTGTCACCCAAATATTCAGGAGGAAGGTAAGGAAATGGTGTTTGCCAAAGGAAAACACGCTTCTGTGGTGTGCTGAGATTACCTGTGCTGTCAGAGAGGCTATGAACAGGTGTGATTTAAACGCTAGAGAAAACATTTGTCTCCTTCACAAAGACTTTGCAGTCTATCCATATGGTAGGAAGCAAGAGATGAATGCAGATAGGACAAGTAAGCAGGCTGCATTCAGCCATCCAGGGGTCTGGGTTCTCAGTATCAGCTCTTTGCAAGTCTGTACACATTGTGAAAATAAGCTCTCTACAGTACAGTCCGAAGGAAAACAACTAACTGGCTTTTGAGAATGTTTTATGGTGAAGGAACAGGCTGAGAAGTGGCATGAGATGCTTGAGGATGTGGAGAGAGAGTAATTGCTGGCTGATCAACAGTGCCAGATGTTTGGCCATGATTCTTGAGGGTCTTCGAAGCAAAATGAGCAACTTTCATGGGCTTTGATGTCTGTGTTTAAGGTGAGGAAGAAGAGTGTGGCAGGGGAGGGATTCAAGTGCTCAAATGACATGGTAACAGTGGCATTTGGGGAAATGCTATTGCAGAAATGATGGGGAGGTCTGCATCCATCAGGATTAGAGAAAGAGATGTAGCAGTGAACCAGTGGTGTGGTGGTGAGTGCCTGGAGAAGACCTAGAGGTATGGCTGCATGTCAGAGACCGTCCATTAGAGGCGTCATGCACAGGAACCCGTGGTCTGTAAGCATGTGATATGTGTGGGCAGTCAAGAAGCAGTGGGCTGGTTTTGCACTGCAGAAAGGTGAAGAGCAGTGCTATAACTatgctgtgctctcagcagATCACAAGCAGCCACTCCCTCTCCTGttgaggtttatttttttttttggtatttgcTTCTGCTTAGCTGTCAGGTGTGTAAAATTCTTAAGAAACTTGCCCTTCTTGCACAAAAACAATCCCAAGAACTACCTGTTTGCTAATCCCAAGCACATGCATGTACACGTTGATCATTTTGTTTGTGCTTAGGTTATACAAACTGTAAGTAGGATGCAAGGTTCATTGAGACAGCgatcactgacttcagtggaggCTGTCAGCACCAAGGAGCTTTTGCAAGCAGTGCTTTCATCCAGGCAAAAAGGACTGAGCGAGGGCAGATATATTCTTATAAGTAAGGGCAAGGATCAGCTGGGGACTTGAGCACAATGCTTTGAAAGGCTATATCTGCATATCAAATCATTaggtttggaaaagaccttaaatatAATCCAGTCCAAATCCAATCTatctccaccatgcccactaaccatgtccctcagtgccacgattcttgaacagctccagggatggtgcctctaccacctccctgggcagctgtgccccTGTATCACCGCTCTTTCTGAGATGAGATGCAAAACTGCATGCCAAGGATGATGGAAGTGAAGACTGCCAGTACGTTGTGCCGTTAAACAAACCTCAAGCTCTTGTTCTTTCAAAGGAACAGgatcagtgctgctgctctgctaaCTACTTAAGGCTGATATTCGAACATCATAGACTCTgccacaaacaaacacagctacTGGCTCAGCTCTCGTTTTCCCTGGAATCTCGCTGTCCTGGTGCCAGGCTTTCTATGTTTAAGTTTATGTACTTAAGTAGAAGCCTTATGTTTTTCCAACTCTCATTGGCTTCTGCgtccctttcttctgtttgcatttgctgCATGCGAGCGCTCTGACAATTCCCAATTGGGTTATAATACAAAGAGACCCCCAGCCCGGAGCTAAGAGCAGCTGCTTGCAGAATTTCCTCTTCCCCCTGGGTTATTATTTTAACAGAGCGGGGATGCCAGACCGGTGCAGCCAGTCGGTGCCCGGAGCGTTAACACGGGACAAGCCCCGGCCGTgggcggcggagcggcgcgGTGAGCGCTGCCGCTTTCAGCACCATGGAGACCCGCaccccgcagcccggcccccGCCGGGACCTGTTGCGGACCCCGGCCCCGCTGCTGGGCGGGGGAGCCCGGCACGGCGCTGTGCGGGCCCCCGGCATCCCGTGATGCGCATAAAGGAGGCGGATGGACAGGCAGcgagggaaaaaaatataaatgagaaaatgggagaagggagaaggaaggaaggaaggaaaggggtTCCCTTCACTCACCAGTTTCCCGAACCCACGATGCACACACGGAGCGGCGACATGCTGCTGTGCTCGGCCCGGCTACCAGCACCGCCTCCGGCCCGGCCCCCGGCGCCTGCGGGAGAAACGGGCGTCAGGCTGCGAGGGCCCGCGGCCCCGAATCGGTCCTGCCCCCGGGGAGGCGGCACCAGCGCGGGGATGCGCCCTGTGCCCGGCCCGGCGGGGTCCCTCACGGGGCTGGAAA
This genomic window from Coturnix japonica isolate 7356 chromosome 7, Coturnix japonica 2.1, whole genome shotgun sequence contains:
- the LOC107316808 gene encoding glycerol-3-phosphate dehydrogenase 1-like protein isoform X1, which produces MADLLDPKGYFPPSKRENKGAGGRAGGGAGSRAEHSSMSPLRVCIVGSGNWGSAIAIIIGKNVQKSNRFDPTVNMWVFEEIINRRKLSEIINKEHQNVKYLPGSMLPQNVVAVPDLAEAVRGTDILVFVLPHQFIKQTCEGMADHIKPGAFGISLIKGIDEGPEGLKLISDLIREKLNIEISVLMGANIANEVAEEKFCETTIGCKNEKQGQIFKELLQTPNFRITVVPDSETVEICGALKNIVAVGAGFCDGLDFGGNTKAAVIRLGLMEMVAFAQIFCKGPVSVSTFLESCGVADLITTCYGGRNRKVAEAFVRTGKSIEELENEMLNGQKLQGPPTSAEVYKILKEKKMLEKFPLFTTIYKICYEGEPVQNFISCLQNHPAHH
- the LOC107316808 gene encoding glycerol-3-phosphate dehydrogenase 1-like protein isoform X2, with the translated sequence MILTRAHLAGRTGAGGRAGGGAGSRAEHSSMSPLRVCIVGSGNWGSAIAIIIGKNVQKSNRFDPTVNMWVFEEIINRRKLSEIINKEHQNVKYLPGSMLPQNVVAVPDLAEAVRGTDILVFVLPHQFIKQTCEGMADHIKPGAFGISLIKGIDEGPEGLKLISDLIREKLNIEISVLMGANIANEVAEEKFCETTIGCKNEKQGQIFKELLQTPNFRITVVPDSETVEICGALKNIVAVGAGFCDGLDFGGNTKAAVIRLGLMEMVAFAQIFCKGPVSVSTFLESCGVADLITTCYGGRNRKVAEAFVRTGKSIEELENEMLNGQKLQGPPTSAEVYKILKEKKMLEKFPLFTTIYKICYEGEPVQNFISCLQNHPAHH